One part of the Candida albicans SC5314 chromosome R, complete sequence genome encodes these proteins:
- a CDS encoding uncharacterized protein (Protein of unknown function; flow model biofilm induced; Spider biofilm induced; induced by Mnl1 under weak acid stress; transcript detected in high-resolution tiling arrays), producing the protein MTKEKERHFSFFLSGKTGGAKRRISRKRVTDFYSYIELSVVVLYFFQVFSSSAFVITSFIISQYTHYTLHPQIYIYTLFLLLFNTFFLYLVFIFNFLPFLYSFSHSLFGFPFFPSSSLLLHFVFSFVSTFFFFRLVLDYIFLFKKRNNNNNKLLTSSSFTKYNLFIHYISFQIVFNSVLVLVLFDLFNTSPFKSNN; encoded by the coding sequence AtgacaaaagaaaaggagagacatttttctttttttctctctgGCAAAACTGGGGGtgcaaaaagaagaataagtAGAAAAAGGGTCACtgatttttattcttaCATTGAGTTAAGTGTTGttgtattgtatttttttcaagtgttttcttcttctgccTTTGTAATCACCAGTTTCATTATCTCTCAATACACACACTACACACTACACCCacagatatatatatatacccTATTTCTTCTCCTTTTTAACAcattctttctttatttggttttcattttcaattttttaccATTCCTTTATTCATTTTCCCATTCTCTTTTTGGTTTTCCCTTCTTCCCTTCCTCCTCCCTTCTTCTACATTTTgtgttttcatttgtttcaacattttttttttttcgtctTGTTTTAGattacatttttttgttcaagaaaagaaacaacaacaataacaaattaCTTACATCCAGTTCATTCACTAAGTATAACTTATTCATTCACTACATTTCATTCCAAATTGTATTCAATTcagttttagttttagttctatttgatttgtttaacACATCTCCCtttaaatcaaacaattaa